Genomic DNA from Chaetodon auriga isolate fChaAug3 chromosome 18, fChaAug3.hap1, whole genome shotgun sequence:
TATGTGGGCAAAGCTGTGCCGACCGTACCTTTCCAGGACGCCTGTGAAATCCCTTGGCGGTTCTTATCTagaatgcaaaaacaaagaattatcaTTGCAGCAAAGATTAGGTGGGAAACATCTATGAAACGCTGGAGAAGCTCATTTGCAGCTCTGTGCCTGTTGCATGTCCTGACCTTTCAGTTTACTTCCAGGGACACAGTGCGTCCGTGGAGACTACACTGTTCTGGATTTGTATTCGGATGCACACACCAGCCGGAAAAAAGAGTTTCTTAATCCAGCATTCTAACAAAATAGGCAATTTGCAAGTTTGGCAGCTACGAATGGCAGCgaaagaaaacagcaacatCAAGTCAGCTACACTAATTAATGACTGCAGTAATTCTTTtagatgaaatgttaaaaattcaCTGGTCTTCACAAAAGTgaatatttgcttgttttcttcaCCTTATTTGATAGTAAACTAAATAACTTTGGTTTTTGGACAGCTGGTCGAGCAAAACCACCAATTTAGAGTCagcttgggctttgggaaattGTGACTGATGTTGTAAACTTTCAGTGAAATTTCTTGATTTTCTCATTATTAATAAGTTATCAACTGAACATGCAACAAATGGGTTTTCAATTGAGCTATCCTTCAAAGGAAAGTCCTTTTTTTCCGTATTATTAACACCAAATTGCATAGTTCCCTATAAAATGATTAGGAAATTATTTGGAAATGGCTGggaaagacaaatgaaaattagcaaaataatcagtggtttcaaatgaaatcaaagggACCAGTGCGATCCAGTGCTGTGTAGACTGAGAAGCTTCCCTACTCATGATGGTGCCAGAATGCAAATAGGGTTAACAAACAGGTGAATTTTTCCATATAAACGTAGgcagtgcagctttaagacaAAAATAGTTTCCAGCTCACCTGCCAGTGCAACATGCAGTCTAatctcacacacatgtactTCAAAGAGCTTTAATTTGTAATAGTAAAGCATTAGGTATCCTTTAAGAGTGTGTATGCTGCACACTTACAGTTCTTCTAACTATCCCGTGTGGCAGAGCCGGAGGCTGCTTAAGCTCATGGAGGGCAGGGTGCGTGGTTGGAGGAATCCCAGGAAAAGATGGAGGCGCAGCATCAGGAAACACCAGACCTGGTTTCATGGCGTGGTCTGCTTCATCTCTACCGGCTGGAGCTGACATTTTTCCAATAACCTGGAAGCCATGAGGCAAGTGTAAAACTGTTTCTTGTGGGtttccacttaaaaaaaaaaattaacgcatTGAAGTGTGTTGTTCTTTTGAGACATGTTTAAAAAGAGTGCTTGGTTTCCCTTCTGGCATTTCCTTTCATGATGATTAAAACACTCTGTCTTTGATCTGTAACTTTGAGCTATTTTATCTGTGAAATCTCTGTGTTATAAGGGCAACTTCCTTAACATTCCAATCATTTCAAGTTGGTGAAAGTAACATACAGAGCAACTAACCTCGGCTTTGTCTTGCTGCTGTCCTGTTGTGCTCTGCACTGGTTTTGCTGGTTCTCCCGGGAGGTACTTCTCTAAATAGTCCGGCAGCTTGATGTCGTTAAAGGAAGGAAGCGGAGGACATGAGTCACTGACCACAGGCTCCGCAGCCTGGGCTTCCTCTCTCTTGCTAGGGGCTGGACTCTGCTTGGCCAGCGTGTCTCTGAGTGGAGCTGTGGCAGTTGGGCTCGGCAGGGGTGGCTGGGATAAAGGTGGAGGGCTTAGCTGGGTCTCGCTAGGTGAAGCTTCCGCAGAGTTGGTGCCCTCTGCCTGCGTTTGAGCTCCATTCCTCTTCCCTCTGATGATGGAGGAGTTGAGGTTGCTGAAGACGCAGCTCCCCTCCAAGCGAGACTTCACCTTGACCTGctcatctttctcctccttgGCATCCTCCTCATCTTTGACGGCGGTCTTGTCCTTGAGGCGACTGTGGACGTCAAGGCTGCTGATCAGCATGCTCCGGTCTGCCAAACTAGCCCTGGCAGGCTTCAGGCCAGATTTTGTGTCCAAGTTCTGGAGCTTGGCCAAGGTGGTTGGGGTTGTGTCTACAGTGAACTTATTCTGCTTCCTCAAGCcaaacttaaattcatcagggTCAAACGTCTTCTCAAAGTGGTCCTCCTTGATGGCGGGCAAAGCGAATGGCGGCTGAGGTGGCCGCAGTATGTTGTGTTTACGTGGTGGGAGAGAGAACGGGGCGCAAAGATTCTTGATTTTCTCAATGAAATCCTCATCATCTAGCTCACCAGAAGTGTCCAGGAGATTGCTCTCACTTGCAGCGGAGCTCAGTTTGGGTACAGGGACTTTAAGTTTTCGTTTGGGAAAATCCACATCCAACCAGCTAGAGGGGGCGTCTTGCTGTATTGCAAAATCATCTTTGCTTAGTCCCCGTGGCAAAAGGGGCTTCTTCATGGATGAACGCTGGATTGAGTCTGGGATTAGTTTATTAGCCTCTGGGGAAGTGGGTGCTTTTGGAGTTTGACTCAGCTTGGCGTTGGCCATTTCCTTTTTGACCATGTTGAGTTGTGGATGTGCAGAGACATGACCATTAGCAGCAGGTGAAAGTTCATTCGTAGCTGAATCGAACGTTTTCTCAGGTTTCTTCTCTACCACATGAACTGTAGAGCTAGAAGCAGCACTATCAGCAGGCCGCTGTGCCATTTTCTCTGCACCCTTGAGTGTAGTGATACCACTTGAGCTCTCTGCATCTTTTGATGCCTTACGCTGTGGGCGTCCAGGAGCGAGTTTCACGGCATCCCCTGAGATGTCGACTTCTGAGGGCGCTGATTTGACAGCCGAACTTTCATTCCCATCCTCCTGCCCTGCTCCCTCGCTGCTCACAGATTTAGAGACAGACATCGGAGGAGGCTCTTTAACAGGCGATGCTCTCTGTGCCGTGCTGTCAGCCTGTGGACTTTCATTAGTAGCTTTTACAGTCACTTCCTCAACTGCCGTAGTTGCTTTGGTAATAGGCTTTGGGCTGGCGAGCTCAGCATCATTAGCTCCATGTGCACATGAGTCATCTGGTGtattctctgttttttccacagacacagaaacaggctgTGGTTCTGCTGCAGTCCCCACCGTTTCTGTTCCAGGGCTTTCTGTAGACTTTGCTTGCAGCTCAGCCGGCACGTTTGTTGCCGTCTCTCCCTTCGAAGGCTCTTTATCACTCTTGGTCACACTCACGGCCTCCTCATTAGTCTGGgtgacagcacaaacagcagcctttTGTGGATGTGTAGTCGTTGCCTGTCTGCCGGGTTGTGTTTGAACAGGGAGGTCTGATGTCTTTTCTGAGGACTCAGAGGCTGCTTCTGCTCGGCTGGTTTCTGGCTTCCTTTTGTCTTTCGCTGGccctgtcttttcttttctttctgcattttttctttcatcattcCTAGCAACGCTCCCCTCTGTCCCTGAGATACCTTGCCCACTGTCGGACACCTTGACCTTCACGGGGGTTTTATCTGAATTCAGGAGCTGCTGCGGTGTCCCTTTGTATTTCTCCTCAGTCCGATTTATTTTGTCACCCTCCTCTTTTTCTAATCTCCCCACGTCTTTACTCTCAGCCTTCCTTATCAGCTCTGTGCCCTTGTGTTGGGGTTGCTGTGTTTGCCCTGCGTCTTTCTCACTGGGCTCCTTCACTTTGCTTTTACTTTCTGGTTCAGATTGCACTGACAAGTCTTTATCTAATTTGGGATGTTTCACTGGTGGCTCTGGCTCCTTCGAAGGAGTCTTCTCAATAGGTTGTTCAACCACAGGCGAGGGGGAGGAGGCTGGagtttctctgctgtccttggactccttttccctctcctgtGTGAGTATGAGGCTGTCCCCCCCAGCCTTTTCCTCCTTTGGGGGTAAAATAACAGCATCCTTGTCAATAGGCGTCTTTGTTCCACTGCTACAAGCAGCAGTATCGGGTTCATCTTTGCTGACAGATGGTTCGGGCTCCTGTCTGTTGGCCGGCTTGGCAATGTTCTcctttttaaatgacaaatctaactgtttcttctgtttgtctaACACTTTCAGGTCCTTTTTTAATACTTTCTGTTTGGTGTCAGGCAATGACTGCTCATCTGATGTATTTCCTTGGGTTTTATCAGACGGTAATGAGACTTTCTCTGAGGCGGAGGCAGTCTCCTCTGAATCATCTACCTGGTCTTGTTTTATAGTGATGACCTCTGGCTTATTTGTTGAGCAATccactttgttttcactgtttgggCTGACGGGACTGGTTGGTTCcctactttttcttcttttcggGCGGGGGCCTGTTCTGCtgggggttttggactgttggctaATGTTATTGGTCTGTTCTGCAGAATCCCCTGGACCTTTAGCTGGAACATTTGTTTCAACACTGTGAGGTTTCGTACCTTGATGTGCTGTTTTCGAGGCCACTTTGTCTTTTGGTTGTTCTGTGGAAACAGAAGTCTTCCCCCCAACAACAACATCTTGTCCATCTGGTTTTAATGCTATCTCTGACTCtggatttgtttttatctgctctTTAATATCCAGTTTACCCTGATTGTCTAGTTCTGGTGACACTGATGCAGCAACTGGCACAGACGAGGTGGGTTTTTGAGACATTCCTTTCATTGCTGCCTTTAGAGGCAGCGCTGCCCTGTCATTTGTCTTAGATGCCTCTGTGAAGTTCCTCGCTCGCTCCTTGATCGTCATCTGCCTCTCCCTGGTGGGTGACGCCGAGCTGGACCTGGCCGTGTCATAACGATCAGCTGATCTTGACCTCTGATCTGACAACAAAAAATCTGCTTTCAGCCTGTCGGTGCCTTTCCTGACTGGAGAGACATCTGCACTTCTTGGGGTTTGCGAGGCCTGCTTGTTGACCTTCCCCGCAGGGCGCTCAAACAGGCTGATCTTATCTGCAATACGGCTCAGGACCTGCTTGGGCTCCTCATCTACTTTCTTCAAGTTGTGCAGTCTGTGTATGATAAGAGGAGAAGGTTTGAATTCAAACttacattttatgttttgcaACATTTGAAAGATGTACAGTTGATTTTGACTCATGTATTAAACTTCATGAATATGCACCATGCTGTCTGTCAAGTCaaagtttgttttaaatgtgctacacaaactgtcacagttGACAGAAGTGctaaacaggcagaaaacacaaatatgaaaacaaagacgACAGTTAGTTTCATGTCTGGGTGATCTGTCAAGTCTAATCTGACCTATATTTTAATCTTATCTCGACCGTGCAGTGCCATTTTTTGAAGCGCAGGGCTGGTCCTTGAGTTATGACACACACCATTGTTTCACTGTGCATACATCTGTGCTATTCCAGCCATAGCAGTTAAGGCACATTCCCTGTTTTGACAGCAATGTCATGTTAGACAAAAGCTTGGCGGGTCGGTTAAAAAATGGCTGCTCATGTTGGGGGAAGACAAGGTTTTGAATATTTATTCTTCATAAATAGAGCATTATAAGTGGAATATATGATTGGAAAACCGTGAGTCACAAAGCACAAACTGTTCTGACCACATCTAACCATGTGTAATCACATTTCAGTCAAGACTTACCTTCCATCAGTCTCTGTTTTAGGCTTATCCTTTGCTTCATCTTCAGTCTTTAATGCTGACTTAAAATCCTGGTTGTCTTCTGCTGGACTTTGTTTCAAAGGCACATTTTTCGGAAAAAGCTTGACCTCACTTCGAGAAATCTTAAGACTCCTGCGTTTGGACTCCGGAgtctctgtcttcctttccACTTTGTAATCGTCCTCCATGTCTGCGGCCCCATCAACCACACATGTCACAGTCGCTGCAGTGGCTGAGTTTGAGTCCTGGAAGTCGTCCAACTGCTTGACTGAGTCGGGGCAGGAAGTCTTGCTCTCCCCTCCGTCAGGTGAGGCCTGAGAGGTGGGGTTGTGCTTGGAGGAGGAGTTTACAGATGACTCTCCCACGTGAGTCTTTGGACTTTTGCCCTGAGGACTGGTCACAGAGCTATCTGATGTAGGGAATCCCTTTGGGACAGGTTGGGTGTGGGGAGACATTTTTTCCTGGGGGCTGTTGTCTCCATCTCCCTGAGAGttcttcctcactctcctcctggATGCGTTTTTACGCCCCATGCTGTTGGCCTCTGTTTGGTCTTTATCAGGCTCAGGCTTGACCTGGGATTCTTTGTGTGCTTTGAGTGACACTCCTGCTAGACTGCTGTAATAACTCTCTGTCCCAGCAGCAGGACTCACATTTGTCCTTATGTTGACTCCACTTGTTGACCTGGAGCTCTTTGGTGAATCAAAACCCGCAGAAGACTTTGCCTTGGGGATGACCTGGAGGCTTTTTGTGACTTCGGTGCGGACAATTTCCTGTCCAGAGCAGGTGTCTTTGCCACATTGAATCACGCTGGTCTCCTCCAGGTACACATGGAGCTTCCTGCCAGTCTGTGCTTGTCTCTGTGCCTGAGGCTGAGAGTGGGCCTGGTCACAGTCCCACGCCACTCCCTGCTCCGTAGAGGAAGAGAAATGTGTCAGATGACTGGCATTCTTCTCAGGATTCCCGCTCGCTGAAGTACCgttgctgctctcctccctctccttgccCTGCCctattctcttctctctgctccccaCAAACTCCTCCTCTCTTGGAACTCCGtctgctgtctcactgctgctcacaACGGAGCCGTCTCTGTGGGCAGACTGCGTGGCGTCCTTGTCCTCACAGGGGAAAATGTCTCTGGAGAAACCCAGTGGATTGGGATTGGAACTCTGcgcttcctcctccacccactgcTGTCCCCTCGCCTGGGGTCTCACTGGGTCAGGCCCCCCACTCTCATCTTGTCCTTCTGATTTAAGAGCCTGATCGCTAGTCGGAGAGGCATTTTCAGATGGACTTTTCGGACCGTTTCCCCTCCACGGAGAGAACCAGCTCCCGATACGGCCCAAGACCCCAGTGCTCGGCTGCGTCTCAGGGCTCTCAGACTaaagcaaagcagagaaatAACTCACATAAATGTCTGCTTACACGTGCAGTGCCAGTTAATAAACATGCGTATTTCAGATGAATATGCGCTAACCTTAAATGAACTGACAGCAGTTACACGTGGAAGTGCAAATACCATAGATTGCCATGGAACAAAGGAAAGGGAGAGCAGGCTTGGGATCTAAACTGAATATAAGTAATGGTTGTCATAGACATTTTTTAGTATGGCCATGCATCTCTCAGCATAGCAAAGGCATGCAGGAGTGCATACAACCTGTAAGCTTACCGTAGAAAATACCATATCATTCAGATTCTTTATGTAGGTTGTGAACATGATTTTGGTTTAGAACAAAAACTCCTAAAGagcataaaacaaaaacaaaatcattccAACGGGTaaacaagagacagagaaaagcagaaaatgaccattaaaaaaagacattctgCCTTTAAGTGATACATCAATCCTTAACTAACTCTGAGTAATTCCTTGTGGCAGCAATTTCGAAATCAACTCACCCTTAATTAGACATAGAAGAAAACTTTTCGTCCCCTCTCCAAAATATAAAGTGCTGTCGGGTTGTACAGCGTAGGATCTGCACTAAGACGCATTTCTAACTGATGAACATGTCGTGTTTAGTCCTCCTGGCATCCAGTGAAGCATCCAAAACTACACAAGCTGGGCAGAGCAGCATCGCAGATATGGGCGCTGATGAAGTTCTGCCCCTTACTCTCACGCAGCCCGGTGGTAAAATGATGCCTTCAAGGGCTCCTCGGTAACTTCTAACACCAGTGTCACCGAGAAGCCGGTTAGTCAACAAGTGTTTAATCACCAGACTGCAGAGTTAGTCTGACTGGTGGCAAACTAAACTTCAGTTTACTGTATAACTGGCTGCTGTCAGCTATGCTTGTGAATATTTTACTTTCtgggatgaaaaacaaacattttaaaacttgaAACTACACTTCACCAAATAACCTTAAGGCTCAACAACTCCCACACAGGCACAATGAAATCACATCAGTACTTTTAGCGTAGCTGTTAGAAGCTGTTAGATCTTCAAACTGGATATCTTAAACCACAGCTTGTACAGGCTACAAACATATATGTATTTTGTTATTTCCAGTATTTCTGAAGCTTtcaacttgtttttatttgtgtgtgagtgttgggTTCACAAATGACAGtataattaatattttacttcatcaatttcattgatttttggaaatatatgtttattctgaatttgatgccaagAACATGTTTCAatcaagttgggacaggagtgACAAAAGAGTGgggaagttgtggaatgctccaaaaacagctgtttggaacattccacaggtaaattccattggtaacaggtgatagtatcatgattgtgtgcgaaaggggcatcctggaaaggttgtccacaagcaaggatggagcgaggttcaccactttgtgaacacatgaatttataaaggatattactacatgggctcaggaacacctgagaaaactgttgtcagtaaaagGTTAATTTGcttcaaatgactgcattctgtttttaatttatgtttcactcagcgtcccaacttttttttggaaacaaggTTGTTGTTTAGATTGCTTATCTGTTTACTATTGTGGTTTATATGGACTGGAATGGATGTGTTTGGCACACATCATGGAGCCGTCTCCTAACTTGTGAAACTCACTGCACAGCTGCACGTCTTGTTTGAAATTACATGTTTGTGTACATTTGCCTTCAAAATAGAGTGTTACTGTCAGTACTCACAGTACCTGTTGATACGTGTCTCTGTATGCATACTACTACAGTACACAGCAGGAGAATAAAGAGCACATATGAGCTTGAGATAACCTgtcatgacattttaatgaatttCTTATCATGAAACAGTGGAAATGGGATTATACAAGAACCCCCATGTTGACACATAGCAGCTTAGCACCTCAAGTATCAAAGTATCACTTGGTTGTCAAATATGTGAAGCACTTGCTAGACCTCGAGCTGAGCCTGTCCAAATTTGCTCCTGTAGGTCTTCGCCTTCACAACAGAGAGCAAAGACCAAGTCTGCAAATAAAATCCAGAAATCtggaagtcattttttttaataaacaaaagcagcatGCGAAAAAATGCTCTTCCCAAAAACTCTCCAAAATGGAGCCACTGTGTCTAATATTCCTCACACGGGCTGCAAAAACAGGTTTGAACATTCCAGTTTGAGATTACACGCAAAGACTTTGAGTAAAGTGACACTGCTGTCCTATATTTACCAAAGCATGGACGATGTGTATGGGGCTCAGAATTCCCACATTCAGTTTAGCACCTGAAAGCAGCAAAGAGGCCGTGTCCAAACAAACTTTTCCAGCGGAAATGACGCAGTGACTGTGCGGCTTTCAGAGCCTGTTGAAGTCAGTTTTTAACTTTTCCAAACCTGCgtgctttttgtttcacttgGCGGGCAGCTCGAGTCAGTCTTTCCATGCTGCTGAGTCGAGGAATTTAACCCTTTACCTGCTCGTTTTAATCCAGCAAAAGAACCAAAAATCAAGGTGGCAAAAGTTCAAactttttttccttcacttttcaTTATGACACACGCTGCCTGTAGGTGTGGGAGTGGTAtgattggttaaaaaaaagaaagaaaaaaaaaccaaaaaaaaaaccataccTGTTCTTGCTGGGTATTATATCTGACATTTAGGCTAACCGTCATGATAAGCCTACAGTATTATTAGGCTTATTCTTTATTGTGGGTGTTTGGAAATATGGCGTGAAGTGTTTACATACATAGAAAGCAGTCCCAGGGATCAAAACTCACTCTTTAATAAAAATTGAAAAGGGTTTTGAAAGCCCACGCACTCCTGGCGACGGTCTAACAGGTTTCTAGACAAACTTAAACcccacaaaaaccaaaacaaacaggggCCCCGAGGCTAGACACTGACATCCAGACGACCCAGTCCACAAATAGCTCAGCCTATCGATCCGAAAAGCCCACTGGTCCCAAGTTCATCTCTTCAAAAACGCGTCGCCAGAGACGGAGAGCGAGATCTTACCATGATTCCAGCGCTCCTGCTGCCTTCCCGGGAGTAAAGCAGTCAAACGCAGCCTGCTGCCAAAGCCTTCATGAGAATGAAGCCTTTCTGTGCGCCGCCGCCGGTGAGGCAACCTGCTCCAACAGGGAGTCTGCACCCGCACCGCCTGATTAATACTTAGTGCGCTCTAAAAGGAGAAAAGGCCAGACAGGTGTTCATTTGCGAATGTGGCTTCagatgtgtcttttttttttttcttctcggGCTGGTGGAATCTGGCCGGGCCAGGTAACACGCCCCGAGGCTTTGACTACCGTGACACAGCAGGCAGATATGGGGACTTATTGTGCAACTTTGTCAGGACTGCATACAGAGAGAGTCTGTACAAACTGTGGTTAGTGGTTTTCACTGTGTATTTCCAGGTGCATGAGCTCCATTTTTCTGTCCAATACATGAAAGAGTCTCAGTggttattgtctctggtggttTTGTATCTGTCCTCACTGTTGGTCCTGTGCACTCTCTAGGTGTTACTCTAATCTATACTCATTCTGCAGGGGAACCCTAAAAATCCCCTGCATGCACGATCTTCCTCTGTCCCAGGATCTCACTTATAAAACCAGTGACACAACTATTCTCACACCCCAAAACCTGCCACTCtctcatagacacacacacacaccagcagcgtGAGAATTGAACACACCAACGCCATGCAGCgtcacatccacaaacacaagcaaacacattctccctgcctgtctgcctctttctctgagtCTTTCCCATGACTTATTGATGCGCTGCCGAAGCCGAAACCTGCCTCCACCTTATGAAAAATTTACACTTTCCCTTTATTTCCTCATAGCAAACCACAtgggagggaagaaaaaagcaaaatgtttgctctgtttcctttttgttaatatatatatgtatatatattttagatCTTACACATTCCCAATCATATTGTGCCAATATGAAAATGATGCCACTAATTATTGGGTTATTATAGGAAAGGAGTGGTTGCTCGATTTACAGGTTTTGGGAGGATTAAAGAAGCAGCTGATgggaaagaaaaatacaaacatgtttaaaaaacacCATTCATTCTCTCCACCCGTGCTGACTCCACTCATTGACCTGGATTGTAAAGATTAGCTCTGGAGCTTAACTCACTGACAATGCAAAAGTGTGACGGATGAGTCACACATTCTGTATTACTGAGCAACTTCTGCTGATCCCAGTCGTAACATGAAGTGAGCTGCTCTCttttctgaggcagtgtggtcCATGAATTGTTTTCAGCACTGCCCTGCTGTGTCATATTCATGCAGTCACAGGCGTGCTTACCTGGCAGCTGCTCACTCTCCTTTTGTTACACCGAGCAGCTTCACTGCAGGCGTGTGTAAACAGCtgatttgctgttgctgtttcgGGAGAGAAAATGAGTTACTCGTTCTCTACATCCACCCAGGTTTTCCTTTGCTCGGCGA
This window encodes:
- the LOC143336165 gene encoding uncharacterized protein LOC143336165 isoform X2, with the translated sequence MSESPETQPSTGVLGRIGSWFSPWRGNGPKSPSENASPTSDQALKSEGQDESGGPDPVRPQARGQQWVEEEAQSSNPNPLGFSRDIFPCEDKDATQSAHRDGSVVSSSETADGVPREEEFVGSREKRIGQGKEREESSNGTSASGNPEKNASHLTHFSSSTEQGVAWDCDQAHSQPQAQRQAQTGRKLHVYLEETSVIQCGKDTCSGQEIVRTEVTKSLQVIPKAKSSAGFDSPKSSRSTSGVNIRTNVSPAAGTESYYSSLAGVSLKAHKESQVKPEPDKDQTEANSMGRKNASRRRVRKNSQGDGDNSPQEKMSPHTQPVPKGFPTSDSSVTSPQGKSPKTHVGESSVNSSSKHNPTSQASPDGGESKTSCPDSVKQLDDFQDSNSATAATVTCVVDGAADMEDDYKVERKTETPESKRRSLKISRSEVKLFPKNVPLKQSPAEDNQDFKSALKTEDEAKDKPKTETDGRLHNLKKVDEEPKQVLSRIADKISLFERPAGKVNKQASQTPRSADVSPVRKGTDRLKADFLLSDQRSRSADRYDTARSSSASPTRERQMTIKERARNFTEASKTNDRAALPLKAAMKGMSQKPTSSVPVAASVSPELDNQGKLDIKEQIKTNPESEIALKPDGQDVVVGGKTSVSTEQPKDKVASKTAHQGTKPHSVETNVPAKGPGDSAEQTNNISQQSKTPSRTGPRPKRRKSREPTSPVSPNSENKVDCSTNKPEVITIKQDQVDDSEETASASEKVSLPSDKTQGNTSDEQSLPDTKQKVLKKDLKVLDKQKKQLDLSFKKENIAKPANRQEPEPSVSKDEPDTAACSSGTKTPIDKDAVILPPKEEKAGGDSLILTQEREKESKDSRETPASSPSPVVEQPIEKTPSKEPEPPVKHPKLDKDLSVQSEPESKSKVKEPSEKDAGQTQQPQHKGTELIRKAESKDVGRLEKEEGDKINRTEEKYKGTPQQLLNSDKTPVKVKVSDSGQGISGTEGSVARNDERKNAERKEKTGPAKDKRKPETSRAEAASESSEKTSDLPVQTQPGRQATTTHPQKAAVCAVTQTNEEAVSVTKSDKEPSKGETATNVPAELQAKSTESPGTETVGTAAEPQPVSVSVEKTENTPDDSCAHGANDAELASPKPITKATTAVEEVTVKATNESPQADSTAQRASPVKEPPPMSVSKSVSSEGAGQEDGNESSAVKSAPSEVDISGDAVKLAPGRPQRKASKDAESSSGITTLKGAEKMAQRPADSAASSSTVHVVEKKPEKTFDSATNELSPAANGHVSAHPQLNMVKKEMANAKLSQTPKAPTSPEANKLIPDSIQRSSMKKPLLPRGLSKDDFAIQQDAPSSWLDVDFPKRKLKVPVPKLSSAASESNLLDTSGELDDEDFIEKIKNLCAPFSLPPRKHNILRPPQPPFALPAIKEDHFEKTFDPDEFKFGLRKQNKFTVDTTPTTLAKLQNLDTKSGLKPARASLADRSMLISSLDVHSRLKDKTAVKDEEDAKEEKDEQVKVKSRLEGSCVFSNLNSSIIRGKRNGAQTQAEGTNSAEASPSETQLSPPPLSQPPLPSPTATAPLRDTLAKQSPAPSKREEAQAAEPVVSDSCPPLPSFNDIKLPDYLEKYLPGEPAKPVQSTTGQQQDKAEVIGKMSAPAGRDEADHAMKPGLVFPDAAPPSFPGIPPTTHPALHELKQPPALPHGIVRRTIRTAKGFHRRPGKMVLFEKTQFSGQAYEIYRDVADATSLQLSPLISVKVIRGCWVLYEKPDFQGRTIALEEGGIELTNMWAEPGMETEPHNSPPMQIGSIRQAVWDYSIPHIDLFTEPEGLGRVTPYHDDTIETGSFGIPLSTASIQVHSGVWLVYSDPGFQGMLAVLETGVYPFPETWGFPSPFVGSLRPLKMGGFKVENPSEVKAVVYEKPGFEGSCLEIDSDVFSFCESEGGISANGANLDSEKLKSVGSLKIIGGLWVGYSEPGFEGQQHILEEGEYLDCSSWGGSEQLLSLQPILADFMAPHLKMFSDRDFGERGMNIDLTVPVIDLDVTGYGLKTQSIDVIRGVWVAFEEPGFCGEPYILEKGLYGSPEDWGALQPRIASAMPVVLDDFENTAKFKVQLFSEPGFQGSVVALEDSVASLQDGFSVASCKVLAGSWLAYEGQDFAGRMYVLDLGSYPDLRSMGCFHASSSILSLQTVGFEFSLPSITLFERSGLRGKRVILTDGSVNLQLAGGCSRVQSVLVEGGMWVLYKEINYRGAQILLKPGEVSDWHAFSSWLKIGSLRPLIQKQVHFRLRNRQTGLMMSVTGDLDDVKLMRIQETEETDGFEQIWFYQNGHLHCKLLEECCLSPSGSVTIAGSRVGLTPELDNEAHLWSVTPDGFIRYTPTSDLVLEVKGGLHYDKNQVILNTLDPNKLQQQWDLEII